The following are encoded in a window of Vigna unguiculata cultivar IT97K-499-35 chromosome 8, ASM411807v1, whole genome shotgun sequence genomic DNA:
- the LOC114194272 gene encoding cytosolic endo-beta-N-acetylglucosaminidase 1-like translates to MSKSKFDPKQPSLPISYPIHELQDLESGSYYQSFHYPFNKASVPIETGYSAPLPDRRRILVCHDMAGGYLDDKWVQGGTNADAYAIWHWHLIDVFVYFSHNLVTLPPPSWTNAAHRHGVKVLGSFITESEKGSAICEKLLSTKESARMYAERLAELAFKLGFDGWLLNMEVELQPKQIPNLKEFISHLSLTTHSSVPGSLVIWYDSVTIEGDLYYQNELNELNRPFFDLCDGLFANYEWEENYPSRSGSVAGDRKFDVYMGIDVFGRGTYGGGQWNTNRALDVVRKGDVSAAIFAPGWVYETKQAPDFETAQNRWWSLVEKSWGIVRKYLRTLPFYTNFDQGRGFHISVDGDQISEATWCNISSQGIQPLLEFADSSTNPIQLLVDLKEASYSGGGNITFKGSLEKDTKFMRRIYEGEFILSESLIHFFYSVKSDSNSSLGIVLKFTSTVNKSMSVLLTSQGIMDDVSSAFTKVVTTNEHKGKAPGWVINEGAIEMKGYVLTEIHALCYRPKVPPREMGLKSRPLGPDHAAVASSTDYFAVLGHVTVKTSNYKPDFPVSSLWLVDGEFINWTSHPPQDSRILSVKISWKLKEGKKFVFQHYNVYVQKLPKVADGNQSTASEHVQEYLGVAHVNCFYVSELKVPPSVSSLKFIIQVFGFDGTNQNLAESPFYQLEVKGP, encoded by the exons ATGTCTAAGTCCAAGTTTGATCCTAAGCAGCCCTCATTGCCCATATCATATCCAATCCATGAACTCCAGGACCTGGAATCAGGCTCCTACTATCAATCCTTTCACTACCCTTTTAACAAAGCTTCAGTTCCCATCGAAACTGGCTATTCTGCACCATTACCTGATCGAAGAAGAATACTTGTGTGCCATGATATGGCTGGAGGGTACTTGGATGATAAATGGGTCCAAGGAGGAACCAATGCAGATGCATATGCCATATGGCATTGGCATTTGATAGATGTGTTCGTCTACTTCTCTCACAACCTTGTCACACTCCCTCCTCCTTCTTGGACTAATGCAGCTCATCGTCATGGTGTTAAG GTGTTGGGGAGTTTTATCACTGAGTCAGAGAAGGGAAGTGCTATCTGTGAAAAACTGCTTTCAACAAAGGAGTCTGCTCGAATGTATGCAGAACGCTTGGCAGAGCTGGCTTTTAAGTTAGGCTTTGATGGGTGGCTG TTGAATATGGAGGTAGAATTGCAACCAAAACAGATTCCTAATTTGAAAGAGTTTATCAGCCATTTATCATTAACAACACATTCTTCAGTGCCTGGATCGCTAGTGATATG GTATGACAGTGTCACTATCGAAGGTGATCTATATTATCAAAATGAACTAAATGAACTTAATAGACCTTTCTTTGATCTATGTGATGGGCTATTTGCAAACTATGAATGGGAG GAAAACTATCCAAGTCGATCTGGTTCTGTTGCTGGTGATAGAAAGTTTGATGTGTACATGGGGATTGATGTATTTGGAAGGGGAACATATGGTGGTGGACAGTGGAAT ACAAACCGAGCTCTTGATGTAGTAAGAAAAGGTGATGTTTCTGCTGCAATATTTGCTCCTGGATGGGTCTACGAGACTAAGCAAGCACCAGATTTTGAAACTGCACAGAATCG TTGGTGGAGTCTCGTGGAAAAATCTTGGGGCATAGTGCGAAAGTATCTTAGAACATTACCCTTCTACACAAATTTTGATCAG GGACGCGGTTTTCATATTTCAGTTGATGGAGATCAAATATCAGAGGCTACTTGGTGTAATATTTCTTCCCAAGGCATTCAG CCACTCCTTGAGTTTGCTGATTCTAGTACAAATCCTATTCAACTTCTTGTAGA CTTGAAAGAAGCATCATATAGTGGAGGGGGAAACATTACATTCAAAGGATCTCTTGAAAAGGATACTAAATTCATGAGGAGAATCTATGAAGGAGAGTTCATTTTAAGCGAATCGCTCATCCACTTCTTTTATTCT GTGAAATCTGATAGCAATTCTTCTCTGGGAATCGTGCTCAAGTTCACCTCTACTGTGAACAAATCAATGTCTGTGCTACTCACTTCACAAGGAATAATGGATGATGTGTCAAGTGCATTTACCAAAGTAGTCACAACAAATGAACACAAGGGAAAGGCCCCTGGATGGGTTATAAATGAAGGTGCCATTGAAAtgaagggatacgttctgacaGAAATCCATGCTTTGTGCTACAGGCCAAAGGTTCCACCCAGAGAAATGGGACTGAAATCAAGACCATTAGGTCCTGATCATGCTGCTGTGGCTTCCTCAACTGATTATTTTGCTGTTCTTGGTCATGTCACAGTCAAGACTTCCAACTATAAGCCAGATTTTCCAGTTTCTTCCTTATGGCTAGTTGATGGTGAATTCATCAATTGGACTTCTCATCCTCCTCAGGATTCAAGGATCCTCAGTGTTAAAATTTCATGGAAGctgaaagaaggaaaaaagtTTGTATTTCAACACTACAATGTGTATGTGCAGAAACTGCCAAAGGTAGCAGATGGTAATCAAAGCACAGCATCAGAACATGTGCAGGAGTATCTTGGGGTAGCACATGTAAACTGTTTCTATGTTTCTGAGCTCAAAGTTCCTCCTAGCGTTTCTAGTCTCAAATTTATCATACAAGTCTTCGGTTTTGATGGCACAAATCAAAATTTAGCAGAGTCTCCATTTTATCAATTGGAGGTAAAAGGTCCCTAA
- the LOC114195140 gene encoding protein DETOXIFICATION 36-like, translating into MEREEELHEAFLSSSHDDESSHVTKSRLEEVLSDTTIAFSKRILSATWIEFDLLFLLAGPAIIVYVINNLMSLLGMGSAVETLCGQAYRANKHEMLGVYMQRAIIVLVVTGIPLTVAYIFCEPILLLLGEPPELASVAAVFVYGLIPQIFGYAVNFPYRSFCRRRVWWCQALTYETDFRIRVECWKRILESINTQNLSMKF; encoded by the exons ATGGAACGGGAAGAGGAACTACATGAAGCCTTCTTGAGCTCAAGCCATGATGATGAATCATCACACGTAACAAAATCCCGTCTGGAAGAGGTGCTATCGGACACCACCATAGCCTTCTCCAAGCGCATCCTCTCAGCCACATGGATCGAATTCGACCTCCTATTTCTCCTTGCAGGACCTGCAATCATCGTTTATGTCATCAACAACCTCATGTCCCTC CTGGGTATGGGAAGTGCTGTTGAAACTTTATGTGGACAAGCGTACAGAGCTAATAAGCATGAGATGCTGGGCGTGTACATGCAGAGAGCAATTATTGTTTTAGTTGTGACTGGGATTCCATTAACGGTGGCATATATCTTCTGCGAGCCTATTCTTCTGTTGTTGGGTGAACCTCCTGAGCTTGCTTCAGTTGCGGCGGTCTTTGTGTACGGTTTGATCCCGCAGATCTTCGGTTATGCGGTGAACTTCCCATACAGAAGTTTCTGCAGGCGCAGAGTGTGGTGGTGCCAAGCACTTACATATGAAACGGATTTTAGAATCCGTGTAGAATGCTGGAAACGGATTTTAGAATCCATTAACACACAAAATCTAAGTATGAAATTCTGA